From one Thermoproteales archaeon genomic stretch:
- a CDS encoding type IA DNA topoisomerase, which translates to MTHILVNEDGMEDIDVLIVAEKPGVAKAFAEFLSEGSVRIVRLNGVIVRFFHRDGLKWASIGVSGHLMDYDFPKEYNKWHSIDPRQLFFIKPYHKIRDGSRRYIRALQTLGRKSKTVILALDADVEGESIAFEVMKILKNTNPRLEFKRAWFNAVTRQDILKAIQELKEPNPHLANKAFARMQVDLTIGAAFTRTLTLLVEKKNPRILPRGKFISYGPCQTPVLYLVVKRAIERENFQKRKLYNLEVDALIEGKKVKLVYEKGPLEKKEEIKKIFEEIKREKQGVIVLTQYSHNEVQPPEPLNTIELERRASRFLNIRSKEALDIAEDLYQDGLISYPRTETTIYPPTIDVNLIARGFSKHPDYGLYVRVNLMPRMPINPRQGSEDDKAHPPIHPVKSATKDYVAKKYGVKAWRLYDLVVRHFLATLSREAVVEHQKIVVSIKGYRFKATGLKVIREGFYKIYPLGKPREKLLPYVLEGDIVQMEKIRIVERETKPPPFLSEAEVLKLMKRYGIGTDATMQDHIHTNIERRYFTIKNKRCIPTKLGLALATTLHSIVPEIVEPEVRGKIEAELAHIAQGRKRAEEVVEYVKKNFLAYYDKLIAKSSLLSDKLIKALKHVYSGETKKS; encoded by the coding sequence ATGACGCATATTCTAGTAAATGAAGATGGTATGGAGGATATTGACGTCTTAATTGTCGCAGAAAAGCCTGGAGTCGCGAAGGCGTTTGCAGAGTTTTTATCAGAGGGCAGTGTTAGAATTGTAAGATTAAACGGTGTCATTGTCAGATTTTTTCATAGGGATGGACTAAAGTGGGCGTCTATCGGCGTAAGCGGGCATTTAATGGATTATGATTTTCCAAAAGAATATAATAAATGGCACAGTATAGACCCTAGACAGCTTTTTTTCATAAAACCCTATCACAAAATCCGCGACGGCAGCAGGAGATATATTCGAGCATTGCAGACTCTTGGAAGAAAATCAAAAACCGTGATTCTCGCCTTGGACGCCGACGTTGAGGGGGAGAGCATAGCTTTTGAAGTTATGAAGATTCTCAAAAATACGAATCCAAGATTAGAGTTTAAAAGAGCATGGTTTAACGCCGTTACGAGACAGGATATACTGAAAGCTATTCAAGAATTGAAAGAGCCTAATCCTCACCTGGCAAATAAAGCATTTGCTAGAATGCAAGTGGATTTGACGATTGGAGCAGCGTTCACGCGAACTTTAACGTTATTAGTTGAGAAGAAAAATCCGCGAATACTTCCTCGTGGAAAATTCATTAGCTATGGACCATGCCAAACACCAGTTTTATATCTTGTAGTAAAGCGAGCAATTGAAAGAGAAAACTTTCAGAAGAGGAAGCTGTACAACCTGGAAGTCGATGCCCTAATAGAGGGTAAAAAGGTAAAGCTTGTTTATGAGAAAGGACCGCTTGAAAAAAAGGAGGAGATAAAGAAGATATTTGAAGAAATAAAAAGGGAAAAGCAGGGCGTTATCGTGTTAACGCAATATTCTCATAACGAAGTTCAGCCCCCAGAACCTTTAAACACTATAGAATTGGAGCGTAGAGCGAGTAGGTTTTTGAATATAAGATCTAAAGAAGCGCTCGATATAGCGGAGGATTTATACCAGGATGGTTTGATCTCTTATCCAAGAACTGAAACAACGATATATCCGCCTACGATCGATGTAAACCTGATAGCTAGAGGTTTTAGCAAGCATCCTGATTACGGGTTATATGTAAGGGTAAACCTAATGCCGCGCATGCCGATAAATCCGAGGCAAGGGAGCGAAGACGATAAAGCCCATCCACCTATCCATCCGGTTAAATCGGCTACCAAGGATTATGTCGCGAAGAAATATGGTGTAAAAGCATGGCGGCTATATGATCTTGTAGTAAGGCATTTCTTGGCAACATTGAGTAGGGAAGCAGTTGTTGAACATCAGAAAATAGTAGTTTCAATCAAAGGTTACCGTTTTAAAGCTACGGGGCTTAAGGTAATCAGGGAGGGATTTTATAAAATATATCCCCTTGGAAAGCCGAGAGAAAAACTGCTTCCCTACGTATTAGAGGGCGATATTGTGCAGATGGAGAAGATTAGAATAGTGGAAAGAGAAACCAAGCCGCCGCCTTTTCTATCTGAAGCGGAAGTTTTAAAATTAATGAAGAGGTATGGAATAGGCACTGATGCCACGATGCAAGACCACATTCACACAAATATAGAGAGACGGTATTTCACGATAAAAAACAAACGATGTATACCTACAAAACTTGGATTGGCGTTAGCGACTACTCTTCATTCGATAGTGCCGGAAATCGTAGAGCCAGAAGTTAGGGGAAAGATCGAAGCTGAGCTGGCTCATATAGCACAGGGAAGAAAGCGCGCAGAGGAGGTCGTCGAGTACGTTAAAAAGAATTTCCTAGCATACTATGACAAGCTTATCGCGAAAAGCAGCCTCCTATCCGACAAGCTTATCAAAGCTCTAAAACACGTTTACAGTGGCGAAACTAAGAAGTCTTGA
- a CDS encoding ASCH domain-containing protein, which translates to MRKFKRSLGRYLSFRKEYIKPILSGKKKTTIRLGIVTPRHSRVYLESEGKVYGELSIESTEYVKFSELTEKDAACDGFETLNDLKKALESIYNRLRDDDWLTVIHFDVVQRYDKPVTRDEIEQSFGNLSFGEIARLGLAYSTYTSSLERRVLTAVAYSGDIEDALKTLGENVSYSQVVKILKQTYRKLSKLGVIKTS; encoded by the coding sequence GTGAGAAAGTTCAAAAGAAGCCTAGGAAGATACCTTTCGTTCAGGAAAGAGTATATTAAGCCTATACTTTCAGGCAAGAAAAAGACAACTATTAGATTGGGGATAGTTACACCTCGTCACTCAAGAGTTTATTTAGAAAGTGAAGGCAAAGTTTACGGGGAATTAAGCATAGAATCAACAGAATATGTTAAATTCTCCGAGCTAACGGAAAAGGATGCGGCTTGTGACGGGTTTGAAACATTAAACGATTTGAAAAAGGCGTTAGAAAGCATATATAACCGTTTAAGAGATGATGATTGGTTAACGGTTATACATTTCGATGTCGTTCAACGGTATGATAAACCGGTAACGCGAGATGAAATTGAACAGAGCTTTGGTAATTTATCCTTTGGAGAAATCGCGCGGCTTGGATTGGCTTACTCTACCTACACAAGCTCCCTCGAGCGCAGAGTTTTGACTGCCGTGGCTTACTCAGGCGATATTGAAGATGCATTAAAAACATTAGGAGAAAACGTGTCATACAGCCAGGTTGTTAAAATACTAAAACAAACCTACCGGAAATTGTCTAAGCTAGGCGTTATCAAGACTTCTTAG